One genomic window of Ficedula albicollis isolate OC2 chromosome 18, FicAlb1.5, whole genome shotgun sequence includes the following:
- the LOC101811991 gene encoding melanin-concentrating hormone receptor 1-like, translating into MPSLFSIICFLGIMGNLIVIYTIVKKKKLRCKQTVPDIFIFNLSIVDLLFLLGMPFLIHQLLGNGSWYFGAPLCTIITALDTNSQITSTNILTVMTLDRYLATVHPLKSTSVRTPCVAALVIGLVWLLSFLTIIPVWMYAGLMPLEDGTVRCALLLPNPETDIYWFTLYQFMLAFAVPLLIICVVYFKILQHLATTVVPLPQRSLQVRTKKVTRMAVAICSAFFICWAPFYILQLVHLGIDTPSVAFFYAYNFAISLGYANSCLNPFLYIALSETFKRQFLVAIRPAKEPCRNSSSANNNSTTEASVCLKLAPESTQQTQFLEDFSPRSLPVTVAVH; encoded by the coding sequence ATGCCCAGTCTCTTCAGCATCATCTGCTTCCTGGGTATCATGGGGAACCTCATTGTGATCTACACTATTGTCAAGAAGAAGAAGCTGAGATGCAAACAGACCGTGCCCGACATTTTCATCTTCAACCTCTCCATCGTGgacctcctcttcctcttggGCATGCCCTTTCTCATCCACCAGCTCTTGGGCAACGGCTCGTGGTACTTTGGAGCTCCCCTGTGCACCATCATCACGGCCCTGGACACAAACAGCCAGATCACCAGCACCAACATCCTCACCGTGATGACGCTGGACCGGTACCTGGCCACCGTCCACCCGCTGAAGTCCACGTCCGTGCGCACGCCGTGCGTGGCCGCTCTCGTCATCGGCCTGGTGTGGCTGCTGTCCTTCCTCACCATCATCCCCGTGTGGATGTACGCCGGCCTCATGCCCCTGGAGGATGGCACCGTGCGCTGcgccctgctgctccccaacCCAGAGACTGACATCTACTGGTTCACCCTCTACCAGTTCATGCTGGCCTTCGCCGTGCCCCTGCTCATCATCTGTGTGGTTTATTTCAAGATCCTGCAGCACTTGGCCACCACCGTGGTCCCGCTGCCCCAGAGGAGCCTCCAGGTGCGCACCAAGAAGGTCACCCGCATGGCAGTGGCCATCTGCTCTGCCTTCTTTATCTGCTGGGCTCCCTTCTACATCCTGCAGCTGGTTCACCTGGGCATCGACACCCCATCCGTGGCCTTCTTCTATGCCTACAACTTTGCCATTAGCTTGGGCTATGCCAACAGCTGCCTCAACCCCTTTCTGTACATCGCCCTCAGCGAGACCTTCAAGCGCCAGTTCCTGGTGGCCATTCGCCCTGCCAAGGAGCCCTGTcgcaacagcagctctgccaacaACAACAGCACGACAGAGGCCAGCGTGTGCCTGAAGCTGGCGCCAGAATCCACCCAGCAGACTCAGTTCCTGGAGGACTTTTCCCCACGCTCGCTGCCGGTGACGGTGGCTGTTCACTAG